Genomic DNA from Coregonus clupeaformis isolate EN_2021a unplaced genomic scaffold, ASM2061545v1 scaf0695, whole genome shotgun sequence:
aggattacctgaactgtactcatatccttccatatccttttctgtacataatgccctgaatcttttctacaacgcccggagaactgtcccctttattctatgtacccaacgcactagaagaccagttcttaaagcctttagtcgtatccttattctagtcctcctctgttcctctggtgatgtagaggctaacccaggccctgcagcccccagtatcactcctactccccaggagctatcatttgttgacttctgtaaccgtaaaagtcttggttttctgcacataaatatcagaagcctcccttcctaagtttgagttattcactgcgttagcacactccgccaaccctgatgttctagcagtgtctgaatcctggcttaggaaggccaccaaaaattctgaaatttccatccccaactataacattttccgtctagatagaactgccaaagggggtggagttgcaatctactgtagagatagcctgcagagctccatcatactatccaggtctgtgcccaaacagtttgagcttttacttctaaaaatccacctttccagaaataaatctctcactgttgccgcttgctacagacccccctcagcccccagctgtgccctggacaccatatgtgaattgattgccccccatctatcctcagagttcgtactgcttggtgacctaaattgggatatgcttaataccccagccatcctacaatccaagctagatgccctcaacctcacgcaaattatcaacgaacctaccaggtacaaccctaaatccgtaaacatgggtaccctcatagatatcatcctgactaacttaccctctaaatacacctccgctgtcttcaaccaggatctcagcgatcactgccttattgcctgcgtccgtaatcgggtccgcggtcaaacgaccacccctcatcactgtcaaacgctcccaaaaacacttcagcgagcaggccttcctaattgacctggcccaggtatcctggatggatatagatctcattccgtcagtagaggatgcctggttgttctttaaaagtaatttcctctcaatcttaaatagacatgccccattcaaaaaatacagaactaagaacagatatagcccctggttctcctcagacttgactgcccttgaccagcacaaaaacatcctgtggcgtactgcattagcatcaaatagcccccgtgatatgcaacttttcagggaagttaggaaccaatatacacaagcagttaggaaagcaaaggctaactttttcaaacagaaatttgcatcctgtagcactaactccaaaaagttttgggacactgtaaagtccatggaaaataagagcacttcctcccagctgcccactgcactgaggctaggaaacactattgtagatttatcaccaccgataaatctacaataatcgagaatttcaacaagcattttgctacggctggccatgctttccacctggctaccactaccctggccaccagctctgcaccctccgctgcaacttgcccatgcccccccccgcttctccttcacacaaatccagacagctgatgttctaaaagagctgcaaaatctggacccctacaaatcatctggactagacaatctggaccctttctttctaaaactagccgccgaaattgtcgcaacccctattactagcctgttcaacctctctttcgtaacgtctgagatccccagagattggaaagctgccgcggtcatcccccctcttcaaaggggggtgacactctagatccaaactgttacagacccatatccatcctgccctgcctttcaaaagtttttgaaagccaagtcaacaaacagatcaccaaccatttcgaatcccaccgtaccttctccgctatgcaatccggtttcgagctggtcatgggtgcacttcagccacgctcaaggtcctaaatgatattataaccgcgatcgataatagacagtactgtgcagccgttttcattgacctggccaaggctttcgactctgtcaaccaccgcattcttattggcagactaaatagccttggtttctcaaatgactgcctcgcctggttcaccaactacttctcagatagagttcaatgtgtcaaatcggagggcctgttgtctggacctatggcagtctctatgggggtgccacagggttcaattcttgggccaactcttttctctgtgtatatcaatgacgtcgctcttgctgctggtgactctcagatccacctctacgcagacgacaccattttgtatacatctggcccttcattggacactgtgttaacaaacctccaaacgagcttcaattccatacaacactccttcagtagcctccaactgctcttaaacactagtaaaactaaatgcatgctcttcaaccgaacgctgcttgcacccgcccacccgactagaatcactactctagacgggtctgacctagagtacgtggacaactacaaatatctaggtgtctggttagactgtaaactctccttccagactcacattaagaatctccaatccaaagttaaatctagaatcggtttcctatttcgcaacaaagcctccttcactcatgctgccaaacatgccctcgtaaaactgactatcctaccgatccttgacttcggcgatgtcatttacaaaatagcctccaacactctactcagcaaattggatgttgtctatcacagtgccatccgttttgtctccaaagccccatataatacccaccactgtgacctgtacgctcttgttggctggtcctcactacatattcgtcgccaaacccactggctccaggccatctataaatcactgctaggcaaatccccgccttatcttagctcattggtcaccatagcaacacccacccgtagtctgcactccagcgggtatatctcactggtcatccccaaagccaacacctcctttggccgcaattccttccagttctctgctgccaatgactggaacaaattgcaaaaatctctgaagctggagacacttatctccctcactaactttaagcatcagttgtcagagcaccttaccgatcactgcacctgtacacagcccatctgaaattagcccgcccaactacctcatccctatattgttatttattttgctcatctgtaccccagtatctctatttgcacatcatctcttgcacatcattccagtgttaatactaaattgtaattattttgcactatagcctattttattgccttacctccataacttgctaaatttgcacactgtatattaattgtatttctgttgtatttttttttttgatttttgttttgttttaccccatatgtaactctgtgttgttgtttttatcgcactgctttgctttatcttggccaggtcgcagttgtaaatgagaacttgttctcaactggtttacctggttaaataaaggtgaaataaaaaaataaaataaaaaatgttactATACATACTGTATGGATTCCATTAGAACACATGGTATAGATGTTACTATACATACTGTATGGATTCCATTAGAACACATGGTATAGATGTTACTATACATACTGTATGGATTCCATTAGAACACATGGTATAGATGTTACTATACATACTGTATGGATTCCATTAGAACACATGGTATAGATGTTACTATACATACTGTATGGATTCCATTAGAGCACATGGTATAGATGTTACTATACATACTATATGTTAAGGCTCTAAGTCTATGCTCTATCCCCAGCTCCCCTGGTGTGACCTAAGGCTCAGCCGACATCATGGCCATCTCTCCCACTGTAACCCTACACCTGGACGATGGTGTGGTGCGTGGTCTGGACCTGCAGTCCTGTGCTGCCCAGCTGTGTAAGGGACATGGTCATTGTGTGGCTCAGGGCCAGGCCACCACCTGTGAGTGTATCCTGGGGTACAGAGGAGAGTTCTGCCATGAGAGTGTCAATGAGGAAATCAGGATTCCGCTCACCCTGGGGGTGTTGGCCTTAATCGTTGGTATCCTCATCCTGTCCTTCCTCATTTCTTTCATCAGGCAGAGGGTCAAGGCCAAAAGGCGGTAACTATAGAATCATTATAATCATAATAACTCAATATAAATACAGCCAACTGAACGTATGATGAAACCTTACTCCTTGTGTCGTTATAGGAAAGCTGCAGCCAAGGATTCCAACGGGGTAGAGAAAGGCATTCTGTTGCACCATCATACTCAAGGTAGGACAATTAGCATGAACTAAACTCTAGCTCATGCCACAAAAACATGAATTTCATGCTAACAAAAAACAGGTATGATATGTTGTGATTTACAGTAGTTAAAATAATTAGTATATATGTTTAACGTTTATTAAGTGTTTAACATGGCTAGAGAACTGAATGTCTTCTGTGTGATTTGAATGACGTTGTTTCTCTTCTTGTAGGTTAGGTTGACTGTCCACATCAGAGCACATCCTCTTCATCAGGCTTTATCCCCGGTATAAACAACTATATACTGTAGTACTATTTATATAAGCAACTATATTCTGTAGTACTCTTCATATTAACAACTATATACTGTAGTACTATTCATGTAAACTACATACGCTAGTACGAGTGTTAACTACTATACCATAGGACTACTTATATAAACAACTATGCTGTGGTACTAATATAAATCACAATGGTAGGACTACTTGTATAAAGTAAGGACTGTTTTTTGGCTATAGCTGTGTTcaaatacccatactaacatactgtatactacatacttaatgagtatatattacatactatatactatttgttgattttagtatactgtaaacgaacggtatcctttcagttgagtgtactagcatttcgcctgtctaccggaagctgatactgttgctatgcaacttctTGTTAGCATAGCTAACAAATTACTAGCTTGACATCTTAtgacttcattaacaatgtccatcgagaacgcacaacgactataccacttagctaagctaAGAATGACATGAATAAACAAGTCAgtaaacgttgggtagttagcatatagttaatatactggcaagttcgatgtattagtagccagctaactttaggtagctagctaacatacggTACATACGAGcaactgctgtaatgatatggtATGCagttcgtaaggatagcgtagctaacaaattgtcagccaacataacgtgtaatgtaacttatttgaaaagtcattactttattacattgctcaacattttcttaacatttgtcataattagttaaagcagtgaatttgtatccgctctcgtcggacttcggctgcatattttccgGCATTTTTTTCAAATCTGAAAATGTTGTGAAGCAacgcccattttctgaagaattgcattatggaccctaaaagcacggaaatagtgtccactgcttgtatacttcgtattttggcgaaTGTAGTACGACATCCAAGAAcctttggcatactaactatgtccatactatgaccaataagcatactacgtACTCAATTTACTTCACAAATAGTGctgttagtatgagtattcgaacacagcttatGTCTTTACACTGAATGACGTTATGCTTTGCATTCTGGGAAACCAAAGCCTCGACGATCAAACCGAGGTAAACCAGGCAGTCCAGGATCAAACGAAGGTAAACCTGACTGGTTTATATGGAGAGATTTAACTGGTTTTACCTTCATTTGATCCTGGCTTGACTGGTTTACCTTCGTTTGATCCTGGCTTGACTGGTTTATGTCTGATCCTGGCCTGACTAGTTTACCTCCATATGATCCTGGCCTGACTGGTTTACCTTCGTTTGATCCTGGCTTGACTGGTTTACCTCAGTTTCATCCTTTCCTGACTAGTTTACCACCGTTTGATCCTGGCCTGACTGGTTTATGTCTGATCCTGGCCTGACTAGTTTACCTCCATATGATCCTGGCCTGACTAGTTTACCTCCATATGATCCTGGCCTGACTAGTTTACCTCCATATGATCCTGGCCTGACTAGTTTACCTCCATATGATCCTGGCTTAACTGGTTTACCTCCCTTTCATCCTGGTCTGACCTTTTTACCTCTTGATCCTGGcatgactttttttttttacctccttTTGATTCTGGCCTGACTGGTTGACATCCTCTCATTTTAATCCAGGCCTGACTGGTTTACCTCATTTTGATCCTGACCTGACTTTTTTACTTGCTTTTGATCCTATATTGACTTGTTTACTCCCTTTTGATTCTGGCCTGACTCGTCTACCTCCTTTTGGTCCTGGCCTGATTGGTTTACCTCCTTAACTAATTCTGATCCTGGCCTGACTGGTTTACCACCTTTTGGTATTGGCCTAACAGGTTTACCTCGTTTCCTCCTTTTGATCCTGGCTTAACTGGTTTACCTCCTTTCCTCCTTTTGGTCCTGGCTTAACTGGTTTACCTCATTTCATCCTTTTGATCCTGGCTTAACTGGTTTACCTCATTTTGATCCTGGCCTGACTGGTTTAACTCCATTTTGATCCTGGCCTCCTTTTGATCCTGGCCTGTTTAGTTTGACCTCCTTTTGATCCTGGCCTGACCTTTTTAGCTCTTTTGATCTTGGCTTGACTTCTTTTAAACCTCATTTTGATTCTGGCCTGACTGGTTACCTCATTTTGATTCTGGCCTGACTGGTTACCTCCTTTAGATTCTGCCCTGATGATTTTACCTAATTTTTTATCCTTATATGGTGATGTCtactgtggactgactggtttacatggtgatgtatactgtggactgactggtttatggtgctgtggactgactggtttatatggtgatgtggactgactggtttatatggtgatgtggactgactggtttacatggtgatgtatactgtggactgactggtttatatggtgatgtatactgtggactgactggtttatatggtgatgtGGACGGACTGGTTTTATGGTGATGTACATATGGTGATGTAtactgtggactgactggtttatatggtgatgtatactgtggactgactggtttatatggtgatgttagtggactgactggtttatatggtgatgtgacggactggtttatatggtgatgtatactgtggactgactggtttatatggtgatgtctactgtggactgactggtttatatggtgatgtatactgtggactgactggtttatatggtggtctactgtggactgactggtttatatggtggtctactgtggactgactggtttatatggtgatgtatactgtggactgactggtttatatggtgatgtatactgtggactgactggtttatatggtgatgtatactgtggactgactggtttatatggtgatgtatactgtggactgactggtttatatggtgatgtCTACTGGACTGACTGGTTTttgtggactgactggtttatatggtgatgtatactgtggactgactggtttatatggtgatgtggactgactggtttatatggtgatgtatactgtggactgactggtttatatggtgatgtggactgactggtttatatggtgatgtatactgtggactgactggtttatatggtgatgtggactgactggtttatatggtgatgtctacggtggactgactggtttatatggtgatgtctactgtggactgactggtttatatggtgatgtatactgtggactgactggtttatatggtgatgtctactgtggactgactggtttatatggtggtctactgtggactgactggtttatatggtgatgtggactgactggtttatatggtgatgtATACTGTGGACTGACGGTATATGGTGatgtggactgactggtttatatggtgatgtatactgtggactgactggtttatatggtgatgtggactgactggtttatatggtgatgtctactgtggactgactggtttatatggtgatgtatactgtggactgactggtttatatggtgatgtatactgtggactgactggtttatatggtgatgtggactgactggtttatatggtgatgtatactgtggactgactggtttatatggtgatgtatactgtggactgactggtttatatggtgatgtctactgtggactgactggtttatatggtgatgtatactgtggactgactggtttatatggtgatgtctactgtggactgactggtttatatggtggtctactgtggactgactggtttatatggtgatgtggactgactggtttatatggtgatgtggactgactggtttatatggtgatgtatactgtggactgactggtttatatggtgatgtctactgtggactgactggtttatatggtgatgtggactgactggtttatatggtgatgtctactgtggactgactggtttatatggtggtctactgtggactgactggtttatatggtgatgtggactgactggtttatatggtgatgtctactgtggactgactggtttatatggtgatgtatactgtggactgactggtttatatggtgatgtctactgtggactgactggtttatatggtgatgtatactgtggactgactggtttatatggtgatgtctactgtggactgactggtttatatggtgatgtatactgtggactgactggtttatatggtgatgtggactgactggtttatatggtgatgtctactgtggactgactggtttatatggtgatgtatactgtggactgactggtttatatggtgatgtatactgtggactgactggtttatatggtgatgtctactgtggactgactggtttatatggtgatgtatactgtggactgactggtttatatggtgatgtctactgtggactgactggtttatatggtgatgtatactgtggactgactggtttatatggtgatgtggactgtggactgactggtttatatggtgatgtctactgtggactgactggtttatatggtgatgtctactgtggactgactggtttatatggtgatgtatactgtggactgactggtttatatggtgatgtatactgtggactgactggtttatatggtgatgtggactgactggtttatatggtgatgtatactgtggactgactggtttatatggtgatgtctactgtggactgactggtttatatggtgatgtatactgtggactgactggtttatatggtgatgtatactgtggactgactggtttatatggtgatgtctactgtggactgactggtttatatggtgatgtatactgtggactgactggtttatatggtgatgctactgtggactgactggtttatatggtgatgttatgtggactgactggtttatatggtgatgtggactgactggtttatatggtgatgtctactgtggactgactggtttatatggtgatgtctactgtggactgactggtttatatggtgatgtctactgtggactgactggtttatatggtgatgtctactgtggactgactggtttatatggtgatgtctactgtggactgactggtttatatggtgatgtctactgtggactgactggtttatatggtgatgtatactgtggactgactggtttatatggtgatgtctactgtggactgactggtttatatggtgatgtatactgtggactgactggtttatatggtgatgtctactgtggactgactggtttatatggtgatgtatactgtggactgactggtttatatggtgatgtctactgtggactgactggtttatatggtgatgtatactgtggactgactggtttatatggtgatgtatactgtggactgactggtttatatggtgatgtctactgtggactgactggttt
This window encodes:
- the LOC121559370 gene encoding interphotoreceptor matrix proteoglycan 2-like, translated to MAISPTVTLHLDDGVVRGLDLQSCAAQLCKGHGHCVAQGQATTCECILGYRGEFCHESVNEEIRIPLTLGVLALIVGILILSFLISFIRQRVKAKRRKAAAKDSNGVEKGILLHHHTQG